One Bacteroidales bacterium DNA segment encodes these proteins:
- a CDS encoding DUF4491 family protein produces the protein MELNNLHGLLIGICTFLIIGLFHPIVIKAEYYWGTKSWWIFLVMGIIGCVASILCNNLTISALFGVFSFSSFWSIKEVFEQRKRVERGWFPENPNRKK, from the coding sequence ATGGAATTAAATAATTTACATGGTCTGCTAATAGGCATTTGCACCTTTTTGATTATTGGACTTTTTCACCCAATAGTAATTAAAGCAGAATACTATTGGGGGACAAAAAGTTGGTGGATATTTTTAGTAATGGGTATTATAGGGTGCGTAGCATCAATACTATGCAACAATCTTACAATATCAGCGCTGTTTGGAGTATTCTCGTTTTCATCGTTCTGGAGTATTAAAGAGGTATTTGAGCAACGTAAAAGAGTTGAGCGAGGATGGTTCCCAGAAAATCCTAATCGCAAGAAATAA
- a CDS encoding sulfatase, translated as MKLNNLYTLGGISALSILGACSTAKEEKPLNIIYIMTDDHTQQAMGCYGYDYANTPNLDRIANEGVIFTNSYVANSLSGPSRACMLTGKHSHANGFTNNIDSYFDGSQQTFPKLLQNAGYQTAIIGKWHLHSVPTGFDHWEILNGQGEYFNPQFITNGDTTVCDGYVTNLITDKSIAWLEENKDNEKPFCLLVHHKAIHRNWMADTCNLDAYEDVVFPLPDNFYDDYEGRVAAKEQEMDIKTNDMDLIYDLKMYRPGLESRLRQNYITDDGKHGLYGTMNEEQRKVWDAHYTPIINDFYASNLKGKELAEWKYQRYMKDYMKTVKSLDDNVGRLLAYLEENDLLENTLIVYTSDQGFYMGEHGWFDKRFMYNESFSTPLIMRMPNGYERRGEITDLVQNIDYAPTFLDIAGADIPEDIQGKSMLPILKSENNTMERKALYYHFYEYPAEHAVKKHYGIYDGRYKLIHFYDDIDVWELYDRATDPKEMTNLYNNPEYKDIIIKLKQQLKELQIEYNDPILEQYPL; from the coding sequence ATGAAACTTAATAATTTATACACTTTAGGTGGAATTTCTGCTCTATCAATTTTAGGTGCATGTTCCACTGCAAAAGAGGAAAAACCTCTCAATATTATTTATATAATGACTGATGACCATACACAACAGGCAATGGGGTGCTATGGTTATGATTACGCAAACACTCCAAATTTAGACCGCATAGCAAATGAAGGAGTTATATTCACCAACAGTTATGTTGCCAACTCATTAAGTGGACCAAGCAGGGCATGTATGCTAACAGGTAAACATAGCCACGCAAATGGATTTACTAACAATATAGATTCTTATTTTGACGGTAGTCAGCAAACATTCCCCAAGTTACTACAAAATGCAGGATACCAAACTGCAATTATTGGTAAATGGCATTTACATTCAGTTCCTACCGGATTTGACCATTGGGAGATACTTAACGGACAAGGAGAATATTTTAACCCTCAATTTATCACAAACGGAGATACAACCGTTTGTGACGGTTATGTTACAAATCTTATAACAGACAAGAGTATAGCGTGGTTAGAGGAGAATAAAGATAATGAAAAACCTTTCTGCTTGTTGGTACACCACAAGGCAATTCACCGCAATTGGATGGCTGACACTTGCAACCTTGACGCATACGAAGATGTAGTTTTCCCATTACCTGATAATTTCTATGACGATTACGAAGGTAGAGTTGCGGCAAAAGAGCAAGAGATGGATATTAAGACCAATGATATGGATTTGATATACGATCTTAAAATGTATCGTCCCGGACTTGAAAGTCGCTTACGCCAGAACTATATAACTGATGACGGCAAACATGGTTTATACGGAACAATGAACGAAGAGCAACGCAAAGTATGGGATGCTCATTACACCCCAATTATAAATGATTTTTACGCATCAAACCTTAAAGGTAAAGAGTTGGCTGAGTGGAAATACCAACGTTATATGAAGGATTATATGAAGACCGTAAAATCGTTGGATGACAATGTTGGTCGCCTACTCGCATATTTAGAAGAGAATGATTTATTGGAGAATACCCTGATAGTATATACATCTGATCAAGGATTTTATATGGGAGAACACGGATGGTTTGACAAACGATTTATGTATAACGAATCGTTTAGTACACCTCTAATTATGCGTATGCCTAATGGATATGAGAGACGCGGAGAGATAACCGATCTTGTTCAAAACATTGACTATGCTCCTACATTCCTTGATATTGCTGGAGCAGATATACCTGAAGACATTCAAGGCAAATCAATGTTACCAATATTGAAGAGTGAAAATAACACAATGGAGCGTAAAGCATTATACTACCATTTTTACGAATATCCTGCCGAACATGCAGTAAAGAAACACTACGGAATATATGATGGCAGATATAAACTAATTCACTTTTATGATGATATAGATGTTTGGGAGTTATACGACAGAGCAACAGATCCTAAAGAGATGACAAACCTATATAACAATCCTGAATATAAAGATATAATTATTAAACTCAAACAACAGTTAAAAGAGTTACAGATTGAATATAATGATCCAATTTTAGAGCAATATCCTTTGTAG
- the ettA gene encoding energy-dependent translational throttle protein EttA — protein MADDKKVIFSMVGVSKTYPPQKQVLKNIYLSFFYGAKIGIIGLNGSGKSTLLKIIAGLDTSYQGEVVFSPGYSVGYLPQEPQLDDEKTVKELVQEGVQPIMDTLKEYEEINEKFGLPEYYEDPDKMDQLFQRQAELQDMIDATDAWNIDSKLERAMDALRCPPEDQKAGTLSGGERRRVALCRLLLQQPDVLLLDEPTNHLDAESIDWLEQHLNQYPGTVIAITHDRYFLDHVAGWILELDRGEGIPWKGNYTSWLDQKTKRMEQEEKQASKRRKTLERELEWINMSPKARQAKGKARLNSYDKLLNQDQKEREEKLEIYIPNGPRLGNKVIEANGVAKAFGDKLLFDNLNFMLPPNGIVGVIGPNGAGKTTLFRLITGSEKADKGTFEVGETVKVAYVDQSHKDIDPEKTVYQIISQGVELIRMGGKDINARAYLSRFNFTGADQEKKAGVLSGGERNRLHLAMALKEEGNVLLLDEPTNDIDVNTLRALEEGLENFAGCAVVVSHDRWFLDRICTHILAFEGNSEVFFFEGSYSEYEENKKMRLGNIEPKRPRYRKLME, from the coding sequence ATGGCAGACGATAAAAAAGTTATCTTTTCGATGGTGGGAGTGAGTAAAACATACCCTCCACAAAAACAAGTATTAAAAAACATCTACTTATCATTCTTCTATGGTGCAAAAATAGGTATCATAGGTCTTAATGGTTCTGGTAAATCAACATTGTTGAAAATTATTGCAGGTTTAGATACTTCATATCAAGGAGAGGTAGTTTTCTCGCCCGGATATTCAGTTGGATATCTTCCTCAAGAGCCTCAATTAGATGATGAAAAGACCGTTAAAGAACTTGTTCAAGAGGGTGTACAGCCTATAATGGATACTCTAAAAGAGTACGAAGAGATAAATGAAAAATTTGGACTACCCGAATATTACGAAGATCCCGACAAAATGGATCAACTATTCCAACGTCAGGCTGAGTTACAAGATATGATTGATGCAACCGATGCTTGGAATATTGATAGCAAATTGGAGCGTGCTATGGATGCACTTCGTTGTCCTCCCGAAGACCAAAAAGCAGGTACTCTTTCTGGTGGAGAGCGACGTCGTGTTGCTCTTTGCCGATTGCTGCTTCAACAACCTGATGTGCTACTGCTTGATGAGCCAACCAACCACTTGGATGCAGAGTCAATTGATTGGTTAGAGCAACATCTAAACCAATATCCCGGTACAGTAATTGCCATTACTCACGACCGTTACTTCCTTGACCATGTTGCAGGATGGATTCTTGAACTTGACCGAGGCGAAGGAATTCCTTGGAAAGGTAACTACACCTCATGGCTCGATCAAAAAACAAAACGTATGGAGCAGGAGGAGAAACAGGCAAGTAAACGCCGTAAAACTCTTGAACGTGAGTTGGAGTGGATAAATATGTCGCCTAAAGCACGTCAGGCAAAAGGTAAAGCCCGTCTTAACTCTTACGATAAACTTCTTAATCAAGATCAAAAAGAGCGTGAAGAGAAGCTCGAAATATATATACCTAATGGTCCACGTTTAGGTAATAAAGTAATTGAGGCAAATGGAGTTGCAAAAGCTTTTGGCGATAAGTTATTATTTGATAATCTAAACTTTATGTTACCTCCCAATGGTATAGTTGGAGTTATTGGTCCCAACGGAGCAGGAAAAACAACTCTTTTCCGTTTAATTACAGGAAGTGAAAAAGCTGACAAAGGTACTTTTGAGGTTGGTGAAACAGTAAAAGTTGCGTATGTTGACCAATCTCACAAAGATATTGACCCTGAAAAAACAGTATATCAAATAATTTCACAAGGTGTTGAGTTAATTCGTATGGGTGGCAAGGATATTAATGCTCGTGCTTACCTATCTCGTTTCAATTTCACAGGTGCAGATCAGGAGAAGAAGGCTGGAGTCTTATCGGGAGGTGAACGTAACCGCCTGCATTTGGCTATGGCATTAAAAGAGGAGGGTAACGTGTTGTTACTTGATGAGCCTACAAATGATATTGATGTTAATACTCTTCGTGCATTGGAAGAGGGATTGGAGAACTTTGCAGGATGTGCAGTAGTTGTATCGCACGACCGTTGGTTCTTGGATAGAATATGTACTCATATTCTTGCATTTGAAGGAAACTCTGAGGTATTCTTCTTTGAGGGAAGTTATTCTGAGTATGAGGAGAATAAAAAGATGCGTCTTGGAAATATAGAGCCTAAACGTCCTCGCTATCGCAAACTAATGGAATAA
- a CDS encoding tryptophan-rich sensory protein encodes MKQQLIIKTITASIIGVALCMLIGLISGYIQSYSLTNWYPYLNRSSLSPPNYIFPIAWGIIYILNGISLGIIWGSNSHLRNSGVMLFSIQLALNFLWSILFFYMQSPMLGFINIFILDIALLLYMKRCYDIKKTAFWLNVPYMVWLLFATYLNLYVVVYN; translated from the coding sequence ATGAAACAGCAGCTAATTATTAAAACTATAACAGCATCTATCATAGGTGTTGCATTGTGTATGTTAATTGGGTTAATATCGGGATATATCCAATCTTACTCATTAACTAACTGGTATCCATATCTGAACAGATCTTCACTATCTCCGCCAAATTATATATTTCCTATTGCTTGGGGTATAATTTATATTCTTAACGGCATATCATTAGGTATTATTTGGGGAAGCAATTCACATCTGCGAAACAGTGGAGTAATGCTGTTTTCTATTCAACTTGCACTTAATTTTTTATGGAGTATATTGTTCTTTTATATGCAATCACCAATGCTTGGGTTCATAAATATCTTTATACTCGACATTGCTCTGTTGCTATATATGAAGAGGTGCTACGATATTAAGAAAACAGCATTCTGGTTAAATGTGCCATATATGGTATGGTTACTATTTGCAACATACCTTAATTTATATGTTGTGGTATATAATTAG
- a CDS encoding O-acetylhomoserine aminocarboxypropyltransferase/cysteine synthase — MDKKLNLETLCVQAGWTPKKGEPRVVPVYQSTTFKYDTSEQMARLFDLEDSGYFYTRLQNPTNDAVAAKIAALEGGVAAMLTSSGQAANFYAIFNICQAGDHFVCSSAIYGGTFNLFAVTMKKLGIDVTFIAPNATEDEINAAFKPNTKALFGETISNPSLDVLDIEKFARVAHKNGVPLIVDNTFPTPINCRPFEWGADIVVHSTTKYMDGHATCVGGCIVDSGNFDWDAYADKFPGLCTPDESYHGLTYTKAFGKGAYITKATAQLMRDLGSIQSPQNAFLLNIGLETLHLRMPRHCSNAQKVAEYLSKNEKVAWVNYCGLPDNPYYELAQKYMPNGSCGVISFGLKGGREESIRFMDSLKFVAIVTHVADARTCVLHPASHTHRQLSDEQLIEAGVRPDLIRLSVGIENVDDIIADIEQALNA, encoded by the coding sequence ATGGATAAAAAATTAAATCTTGAAACACTCTGTGTTCAAGCAGGATGGACACCTAAAAAAGGAGAACCAAGAGTTGTACCCGTATATCAAAGTACAACCTTTAAATATGATACAAGCGAACAAATGGCTCGTCTGTTTGATTTGGAAGACAGCGGATATTTTTATACTCGCCTTCAAAATCCTACAAACGATGCGGTAGCAGCAAAAATAGCAGCCTTAGAGGGTGGTGTGGCAGCAATGTTAACATCATCTGGACAAGCAGCAAATTTCTATGCAATATTCAATATTTGTCAAGCAGGAGATCACTTTGTATGTTCATCAGCAATATATGGAGGAACATTCAATCTCTTTGCTGTAACTATGAAAAAATTGGGTATTGATGTAACATTTATTGCTCCCAATGCAACAGAGGATGAGATAAATGCGGCTTTTAAGCCAAATACAAAAGCATTGTTTGGAGAAACAATCTCTAACCCTTCGCTTGATGTGTTGGATATTGAGAAATTTGCTCGGGTTGCCCATAAAAATGGAGTACCATTAATAGTTGATAATACATTCCCAACTCCAATAAATTGCCGTCCTTTTGAGTGGGGTGCTGATATAGTTGTTCACTCAACAACAAAATATATGGATGGTCATGCAACTTGCGTTGGTGGATGTATAGTTGATAGCGGAAACTTTGATTGGGATGCATACGCCGATAAATTCCCGGGATTGTGTACCCCCGATGAATCATATCATGGATTAACTTATACAAAAGCATTTGGAAAAGGAGCATACATAACTAAAGCAACAGCACAGTTAATGCGTGATTTAGGAAGTATTCAAAGTCCTCAAAATGCGTTCCTGTTAAATATAGGTTTAGAGACTCTTCATTTAAGAATGCCCCGTCATTGCAGTAATGCTCAAAAGGTGGCTGAATATCTCTCTAAAAATGAAAAAGTAGCATGGGTTAACTATTGTGGTTTGCCAGACAATCCATACTATGAGTTGGCTCAAAAATATATGCCAAATGGTTCATGTGGAGTAATATCTTTTGGATTGAAGGGTGGAAGAGAGGAGTCTATAAGATTTATGGATTCGCTTAAATTTGTTGCAATAGTAACACACGTTGCTGATGCTCGTACTTGCGTATTACACCCTGCAAGTCACACACACCGTCAATTAAGTGATGAACAGTTAATTGAAGCAGGAGTTCGCCCTGATTTAATACGTTTATCAGTTGGTATTGAAAATGTTGATGACATTAT